The Lacipirellula parvula genome window below encodes:
- the purB gene encoding adenylosuccinate lyase → MSHDRYENPLETRYASAEMSQLWSAQRKHSTWRQLWVWLAEAEAEMGLPVTQAQIEELRAHIHTIDFAAADKYERELRHDVMAHIHAYGDQCPTARPIIHLGATSQYVNCNAELMLIRESLELVARRLAATIDALAAFAEKYRDLPTLGFTHLQPAQPVTVGKRAALWCYDLTIDLAEVEHRIEQLKARSTKGTTGTQASFLHLFDGDHAKVRELERRVAAKMGFEATYAVTGQTYPRKVDAQVIDVLAGIAASAHKAATDLRILAHRKELEEPFEKQQIGSSAMAYKRNPMRSERICGLARFVLSLQANPGDTLATQWMERTLDDSSNRRLVLPQAFLGVDAVLLLYRNVAEGLVVYPEVIARNLREELPFMATENILMAAVQAGGDRQDLHERIRVHSQAAAAEVKQHGRSNDLLERLAGDKAFASVDLAEAVDASKLTGRSAEQVDEFLAEVVAPIRERYGNANAGKAELRV, encoded by the coding sequence ATGTCGCACGATCGCTACGAAAATCCGCTCGAAACACGTTACGCCTCCGCTGAGATGAGCCAACTGTGGAGCGCTCAGCGCAAGCACAGCACTTGGCGGCAACTGTGGGTTTGGCTGGCCGAGGCCGAGGCGGAAATGGGCTTGCCGGTGACGCAGGCGCAAATCGAAGAACTGCGGGCCCACATCCACACGATCGACTTCGCCGCTGCCGACAAGTACGAGCGCGAGTTGCGGCACGACGTGATGGCCCACATCCACGCCTACGGCGACCAATGCCCAACAGCGCGGCCGATCATCCACCTCGGCGCCACGAGCCAGTACGTCAACTGCAACGCCGAGTTGATGCTCATTCGCGAATCGCTCGAGCTCGTCGCGCGGCGTTTGGCGGCGACGATCGATGCGCTCGCTGCGTTCGCCGAGAAGTATCGCGATCTGCCAACGCTCGGGTTCACCCACTTGCAGCCCGCCCAACCGGTGACAGTCGGCAAGCGGGCCGCCCTGTGGTGTTACGACCTCACGATCGACCTTGCCGAAGTCGAGCATCGCATCGAACAACTGAAGGCCCGCAGCACGAAGGGGACCACCGGCACCCAGGCGAGCTTCCTCCACCTGTTCGATGGCGACCACGCGAAGGTCCGCGAACTCGAACGCCGCGTCGCTGCGAAGATGGGTTTTGAAGCGACCTACGCCGTCACCGGGCAAACCTACCCGCGGAAGGTCGACGCCCAGGTGATCGACGTGCTGGCGGGCATCGCCGCGTCGGCCCACAAGGCGGCGACCGACCTGCGAATTCTCGCCCATCGCAAGGAACTCGAAGAGCCATTCGAGAAGCAGCAGATCGGCAGCTCGGCGATGGCGTACAAGCGAAACCCGATGCGCAGCGAGCGGATCTGCGGCCTCGCCCGCTTTGTGCTCAGCCTGCAAGCCAACCCCGGCGATACGCTCGCGACGCAGTGGATGGAGCGGACGCTCGACGACAGCTCGAACCGCCGGCTCGTGCTGCCGCAGGCGTTCTTGGGCGTCGACGCGGTGTTGCTGCTGTACCGCAACGTTGCCGAAGGGCTGGTCGTTTACCCTGAGGTAATCGCCCGCAACCTCCGCGAAGAACTGCCGTTCATGGCGACCGAAAACATCCTCATGGCTGCGGTGCAAGCGGGCGGCGACCGGCAAGATCTCCATGAACGGATCCGCGTCCACAGCCAAGCCGCCGCCGCCGAAGTGAAGCAGCATGGCCGCTCGAACGACCTGCTGGAACGACTGGCCGGCGATAAGGCGTTCGCGAGCGTCGACTTGGCGGAAGCAGTCGACGCTTCGAAGCTCACCGGCCGCAGCGCGGAGCAGGTCGACGAATTCCTGGCGGAAGTCGTGGCGCCAATTCGCGAGCGCTACGGCAACGCTAATGCCGGTAAAGCGGAACTGCGCGTTTAA
- a CDS encoding Fur family transcriptional regulator: MEADFALGAVQVSSSPQERFSEYLQSRGKRITQQRRALIDHVFERHDHFDADELIANLSRTELGDKVSRPTVYRTLNELVEAGLLRRMNLGGRAVYEHDYGYPQHDHLHCTMCDTLIEFQSDELQRIRDAVGREHRFRVTGHRLIVSGVCQECSTKRHRRASPLDLV; this comes from the coding sequence ATGGAAGCTGATTTCGCGTTAGGCGCCGTTCAGGTCTCCAGCTCCCCCCAGGAGCGGTTCTCGGAGTACCTCCAAAGCCGCGGCAAGCGGATCACCCAGCAGCGCCGCGCCCTGATCGACCATGTGTTCGAGCGTCACGACCATTTCGACGCCGACGAGCTGATCGCTAATCTTTCGCGGACGGAGCTCGGGGATAAGGTGAGCCGGCCAACCGTCTACCGCACCCTCAACGAGCTAGTTGAAGCGGGCCTCCTCCGCCGCATGAACCTCGGCGGCCGCGCCGTTTACGAGCACGACTACGGCTACCCTCAGCACGACCATCTCCACTGCACGATGTGCGACACGCTCATCGAATTCCAGAGCGACGAGCTGCAGCGGATCCGCGACGCCGTGGGCCGCGAGCACCGCTTTCGCGTGACGGGGCACCGGCTGATCGTCAGCGGCGTGTGCCAGGAATGCAGCACGAAGCGCCACCGGCGGGCTAGCCCGCTGGATTTGGTTTAA
- a CDS encoding flagellar biosynthesis anti-sigma factor FlgM — protein sequence MQIYGATQLHGAQSLQGPHWNRSTTPASSTQAADTVEFSAAAEAALSAADGGDFRADLVARVKAQIADGTYDTADKMAMAFDSMLDELA from the coding sequence ATGCAAATTTACGGTGCTACTCAACTTCACGGTGCTCAATCGCTGCAAGGCCCGCACTGGAACCGTTCGACGACTCCTGCGTCGAGCACCCAGGCGGCCGACACGGTGGAATTTTCGGCGGCGGCCGAAGCGGCCCTCAGTGCTGCTGACGGCGGCGACTTCCGCGCCGACCTCGTGGCTCGTGTGAAGGCTCAGATTGCCGACGGCACGTACGACACCGCCGACAAGATGGCGATGGCGTTCGATTCGATGCTGGACGAACTGGCGTAA
- a CDS encoding lysophospholipid acyltransferase family protein, producing the protein MLKRWWTALRLWFRLFAFVVGTIFFWCCMEVNFLLHRRTPRIDLINKWVPRWAKTLLWFFGIRVEARGPHADQGEVFPGRDARGVGRIFIANHQSGVDIPVLLSVIAAHAISRHDLANWPLIGAGGRRIGTLFVDRESRRSGAAVLRQIADALAGGEGILMFPEGTAFPGNGVHEFKSGAFNAAQRSDAEIIPIGVAYGDPAAYYFKIPFLDHMKRIGSCRRLRVAVEFGSPLLPGAEGSLEMKDHARNVVEALAERAKQRLEVEA; encoded by the coding sequence GTGCTGAAACGTTGGTGGACGGCTTTGCGGCTCTGGTTTCGTCTGTTCGCGTTCGTCGTGGGGACGATCTTCTTCTGGTGCTGCATGGAGGTCAACTTCCTCCTCCATCGCCGCACGCCGCGGATCGACCTTATCAATAAATGGGTTCCGCGCTGGGCGAAGACGCTGCTGTGGTTTTTCGGCATCCGCGTCGAGGCCCGCGGCCCGCACGCCGACCAGGGCGAGGTCTTTCCTGGCCGCGATGCCCGCGGCGTTGGCCGGATCTTCATCGCGAACCATCAGTCGGGCGTCGACATCCCCGTGCTGCTGTCGGTAATTGCCGCGCACGCGATCAGCCGGCATGACTTGGCGAATTGGCCGCTCATCGGCGCCGGCGGCAGGCGAATCGGCACATTGTTCGTCGACCGCGAGTCACGCCGCAGCGGCGCCGCTGTGCTGCGACAAATCGCCGACGCCCTCGCGGGAGGCGAGGGGATTCTGATGTTCCCCGAAGGAACGGCATTTCCCGGAAACGGCGTTCACGAGTTCAAGTCGGGCGCGTTCAACGCCGCCCAGCGTAGCGACGCCGAAATCATTCCGATCGGCGTCGCCTACGGGGATCCAGCCGCGTACTACTTCAAAATACCGTTCCTCGATCACATGAAACGTATCGGCAGCTGCCGGCGGCTGCGGGTGGCGGTCGAGTTCGGATCGCCGCTACTGCCTGGGGCGGAGGGCTCGCTTGAAATGAAGGACCACGCCCGGAATGTGGTCGAGGCGTTGGCGGAACGTGCGAAGCAACGGCTTGAAGTAGAGGCTTAG
- a CDS encoding ABC transporter permease produces MTRWWRTLKLSIKSLLLHPLRSALTVLGIFIGVAGVIWLLSIGEGIGRAAEEQIAGLGARNIIVRTIKPSADEVQDAGYGLTRDDYIRLLATVPTIDKAIPIREVSREFRHGTRKFEGRCVGCTPDYAEVTRLVPSLGRFLTDGDLINQSNFCVLAAETADRLFPYGDPIGQTIMVDEHFFVVVGVMKSRAPSAGIGGSVAAEDFSRDVYIPITTMETRMGDMEVVMKPGQFQRDLKELSQITIQVKDRDLVLPTVDVVRDTIARNHTLADYGVTVPLELLQQAQTTRLMFMLFLGLIAAVSLVVGGIGIMNIMLATVTERTREIGIRRALGAKRRDITQQFLAEAVVLSVVGGLLGIIGGLLCRPISILIRGRLLEWFPEQMSTLPEVVRTVEPMMVSWSIPLAFAISVIVGVTFGVYPAIRAAQLDPIEALRHE; encoded by the coding sequence ATGACGCGCTGGTGGCGAACGCTGAAGCTCTCGATCAAGAGCCTGCTGCTCCACCCGCTTCGCTCTGCGCTGACGGTGCTCGGCATTTTCATCGGCGTCGCGGGCGTTATTTGGCTGCTTTCGATCGGCGAAGGGATCGGCCGCGCTGCGGAAGAGCAGATCGCCGGGCTTGGCGCCCGCAACATCATTGTCCGCACGATCAAGCCGTCGGCCGACGAGGTGCAAGACGCCGGCTACGGGCTGACTCGCGACGATTACATTCGCCTGCTCGCCACGGTGCCGACGATCGACAAGGCGATCCCGATCCGCGAAGTCTCGCGCGAGTTCCGCCATGGCACCCGCAAGTTCGAAGGCCGTTGCGTCGGCTGCACGCCCGACTACGCCGAAGTGACGCGACTCGTGCCGAGTTTGGGGCGGTTCCTCACCGACGGCGATCTGATTAACCAGAGCAACTTCTGCGTGCTGGCGGCCGAGACGGCTGATCGCCTCTTCCCGTACGGCGATCCGATCGGCCAGACGATCATGGTCGACGAGCACTTTTTCGTGGTCGTCGGCGTGATGAAGTCGCGGGCGCCCTCGGCTGGCATTGGCGGCTCCGTCGCGGCTGAGGATTTCTCGCGCGACGTCTACATCCCGATCACCACCATGGAGACCCGCATGGGCGACATGGAAGTGGTGATGAAGCCGGGGCAGTTTCAGCGCGATCTCAAAGAGTTGAGCCAGATTACGATCCAAGTGAAGGATCGCGATCTCGTGCTGCCAACTGTCGACGTGGTGCGCGATACGATTGCCCGCAATCACACGCTGGCCGACTACGGCGTCACCGTGCCGCTCGAACTGCTGCAGCAGGCCCAAACGACGCGGTTGATGTTCATGCTGTTTCTGGGGCTGATCGCCGCGGTGTCGCTGGTGGTCGGTGGCATCGGCATCATGAACATCATGCTCGCCACCGTCACCGAGCGGACCCGCGAGATCGGCATCCGCCGCGCCCTGGGCGCCAAACGCCGCGATATCACGCAGCAGTTCCTCGCTGAGGCGGTCGTCTTGTCGGTCGTCGGTGGCTTGCTTGGCATCATCGGCGGGCTCCTGTGCCGGCCGATCTCAATCCTCATCCGCGGTCGCCTGCTCGAATGGTTCCCCGAGCAGATGTCGACGCTGCCCGAGGTCGTCCGCACCGTGGAGCCGATGATGGTTTCCTGGTCGATTCCGCTGGCGTTCGCGATCAGCGTGATCGTCGGCGTGACCTTCGGCGTCTACCCCGCGATCCGGGCGGCTCAACTCGACCCGATCGAAGCGTTGCGGCACGAGTAA
- a CDS encoding ABC transporter ATP-binding protein — MPATATLAASIRELRKDYVLSGETVHALRGVSFDVPEGDYISIMGPSGSGKSTLLNLLGCLDRPTAGSFLLGGEDVAQMNDDQLSETRAKRIGFVFQSYNLLPALTVVENIEMPLYYGGRLDGDTRDRCVALAKLVGLGNRLDHRPSQLSGGQQQRVAIARSLVNDPRFMLADEPTGNLDSVMTAEILDLLASLNAEGRTIILVTHENEVAERTSRTIVLRDGHILTDERR; from the coding sequence GTGCCCGCCACCGCCACCCTCGCCGCTTCGATCCGCGAACTCCGCAAGGACTACGTCCTGTCGGGCGAGACGGTTCACGCGCTGCGCGGCGTCTCGTTCGACGTGCCGGAGGGGGACTACATCTCCATCATGGGGCCGTCGGGCTCAGGGAAAAGCACGCTGCTCAACCTGCTCGGCTGCCTCGATCGCCCCACGGCCGGCAGCTTCCTGCTTGGTGGCGAAGACGTCGCTCAGATGAACGACGATCAACTCTCCGAGACGCGGGCCAAGCGGATCGGCTTCGTCTTTCAGTCGTACAATCTGCTGCCGGCGCTCACGGTCGTCGAGAATATCGAAATGCCCCTTTACTACGGCGGCCGGCTCGATGGCGATACTCGCGACCGTTGCGTGGCACTTGCGAAACTCGTTGGCCTCGGCAACCGGCTCGATCACCGCCCGTCGCAGCTTTCCGGCGGCCAGCAACAGCGCGTTGCCATCGCCCGTAGTTTGGTAAACGACCCGCGGTTTATGCTCGCCGACGAACCGACCGGTAATCTCGACTCGGTGATGACCGCCGAGATTCTCGATTTGCTCGCTTCGCTAAACGCCGAAGGGCGGACGATCATCCTCGTGACGCACGAAAACGAAGTCGCCGAGCGAACCTCCCGTACAATTGTCCTGCGCGACGGCCACATCCTCACGGACGAGAGACGGTAA
- a CDS encoding efflux RND transporter periplasmic adaptor subunit yields MKQLQADLQNSKYHPRARHVAHRRGYVLWVVLALVALVAVAGWSYWGAGDGRPKDYNIVLHNVARDDFTLTVTERGEVESAGVTDVISEVKAKNTPGLSILRIVPEGTVVKKGDFLVELDSSALREERTAEQILVNTAAALVVQSRNIYETALIAKEEYLNGTYVQERQTIESEVFVAEENRSRAEEYHEFSKRLAAKGYINQLQLEADKFAVEKSQKELDAAKTKLNVIDNYTKAKMLKTLESDIVIAKAKWESDKNSLELEEGKLKEMDDQIAKCTLVAPKDGTVTYAHNRENWGGDEFVVKEGAVIRERQAVIRLPDPAKMRVALNVNESLIQYVRPGMPATISPIGTGGRALRGSVDKINQYAEPGGWRKANVKEYKALVTIDDPGAELRSGMTASVTIRCEEIPEAIQAPVQAVYAHGKDYYAFVFNNGDWEARPIKVGPTNDKFFVIEEGLAEGDRVAMNPRAYLDQVKLPQLAPESKQQVVKLTPELPAAKPAAGGDAAVASKNEAQPKPAAESGEATTTEPTAG; encoded by the coding sequence ATGAAGCAGTTACAGGCGGATCTGCAAAACTCAAAGTATCATCCCCGTGCACGGCATGTCGCGCACCGCCGCGGCTATGTGCTGTGGGTGGTGCTCGCCCTCGTCGCACTGGTCGCCGTCGCTGGCTGGTCGTACTGGGGCGCCGGCGATGGTCGGCCCAAAGATTACAACATCGTGCTCCACAACGTGGCGCGCGATGATTTTACGCTCACGGTTACCGAGCGCGGCGAGGTCGAGTCGGCCGGCGTCACCGATGTGATCTCCGAGGTGAAGGCGAAGAACACGCCGGGCCTCAGTATTCTCCGCATCGTTCCTGAGGGAACGGTCGTGAAGAAGGGCGATTTCCTCGTTGAGCTCGATTCCTCGGCCCTACGTGAAGAGCGCACCGCCGAGCAAATCCTCGTCAATACGGCAGCGGCCCTGGTCGTCCAGTCGCGAAACATCTACGAGACCGCGCTGATCGCGAAAGAGGAGTATCTCAACGGCACCTACGTGCAAGAGCGGCAGACGATTGAGAGCGAGGTGTTCGTCGCCGAAGAAAATCGTAGCCGGGCCGAGGAGTACCACGAGTTCAGCAAACGGCTGGCCGCGAAGGGATACATCAACCAGCTGCAGTTGGAAGCCGACAAATTCGCCGTCGAGAAGTCGCAAAAGGAACTCGACGCCGCGAAGACGAAGCTCAATGTCATCGACAACTACACCAAGGCGAAGATGCTCAAGACGCTGGAGAGCGACATCGTCATCGCGAAGGCGAAGTGGGAGTCGGACAAGAACAGCTTGGAGCTGGAAGAGGGTAAGCTTAAGGAGATGGACGACCAGATTGCCAAGTGCACGCTGGTCGCGCCGAAAGACGGCACCGTCACCTACGCCCACAATCGCGAAAACTGGGGAGGCGACGAGTTCGTGGTAAAAGAGGGCGCCGTGATTCGCGAACGGCAAGCGGTGATTCGGCTGCCCGATCCCGCCAAGATGCGTGTGGCGCTCAACGTCAACGAATCGCTCATTCAGTACGTACGCCCCGGCATGCCGGCGACGATTTCGCCGATCGGCACGGGCGGGCGGGCGTTGCGCGGCAGCGTCGACAAGATCAACCAGTACGCCGAGCCGGGCGGCTGGCGGAAGGCGAACGTCAAGGAATACAAAGCGCTCGTGACGATCGACGACCCGGGCGCTGAGCTTCGTTCGGGGATGACTGCGTCGGTGACGATCCGCTGCGAGGAGATTCCCGAGGCGATTCAGGCGCCCGTGCAGGCGGTCTACGCTCACGGCAAGGACTACTACGCGTTCGTGTTCAATAACGGCGATTGGGAAGCGCGGCCGATTAAGGTCGGGCCGACGAACGACAAATTCTTCGTGATTGAAGAAGGACTGGCGGAAGGGGATCGCGTTGCGATGAACCCGCGGGCTTATCTCGATCAGGTCAAGCTGCCGCAACTGGCGCCTGAGAGCAAGCAGCAGGTCGTGAAGCTGACTCCTGAACTGCCAGCGGCGAAACCGGCGGCAGGCGGCGACGCAGCCGTGGCGTCGAAGAACGAAGCGCAGCCGAAGCCCGCCGCCGAATCAGGCGAAGCCACGACGACCGAACCCACGGCCGGCTAG
- a CDS encoding TolC family protein gives MNTSLRLLLVVSMLLANGCSRPFYRKQADADAYCLTDQKAAVIGSDPQEFRINIDPRSRMYDPNNPDVEPQPPDDPASHRYMECVDCKKGSKCWKCLPRTSYVDNPNWQEYLPRDGSGRVLLDLRNAVEVALRDSPEYQSNLEDLYLSALDVSFERFRFDTQFFGGTSLFLTSQGRDATGTGNSSTEFVVSPSNPANRLRATRLTATGGELVTGVANSFVWQFAGPNDQTSTTLLDFSLLQPLLRFGGRTRVLERLTISERALLANVRQMERYRRGFYLNIATGRDSGGGPSRRGGFFGGSGLDGFAGVGGGGFGNVGNFGFGGGFGGFGFNQGVGGGFTGGAGAAGAGGFMGLLQTQQTIRNQRSNVGSLRDSYEQLQASYDAGRIDLFQVDLARQALYNAQSQLLTAEAGYQTTLDSFKITLGLPPELDVRIQDPLLERFNLLDPQLEKVEERVTDALVGLRELRQRLQDEKNPLDPNSPEAAQRFERWLNECVALESLANERLMAVEADMKAVEASLPKRREYLRALAGREEVQNAQIDPRLFSVEELDRRVAKRQAEYEMLKGNLAQVWAELDKLDQAGAADMAALLPGVIDSMADLSGRLLELSLVQAAARLDAIYFPPVELTDDEAILIASAYRRDWQNARAALVDSWRLIYFNANALLSDLNFIFSGDISNVGDNPFRIRDTTGRLRVGMQWDPPMTRLAERNIYRQSLIEYQQARRNYYQYRDRVAQGLRANLRQTRLNEINFELRRAAVLVAISQVDLTQLRLSQPPQVGVETQFGDTTARDLVQSLSDLLNVQNDFLSVWVNYEVQRQALDFDLGVMELDSAGIRREHEAPLTAYIAGAVAIRAQLCSSSDIVPTLAKPLAKPQPEQIQPLPLDMPDSLLPGEDGPPDSPLPPGELPVPLRNPAAGYKELNPADAQRISHDRISASDGRIALALAEMPGFKTADEARAARDGDGGVSAKQTAEGEAVRDDAVQPASYNEAE, from the coding sequence ATGAATACCAGCCTGCGACTTCTGCTCGTCGTCTCGATGCTGCTAGCCAATGGCTGCAGTCGCCCATTCTATCGCAAGCAAGCCGACGCCGATGCGTACTGCCTGACGGATCAGAAGGCGGCGGTCATCGGTTCCGATCCGCAAGAGTTCCGGATCAACATCGATCCGCGCTCGCGTATGTACGATCCGAATAATCCCGACGTCGAGCCGCAGCCGCCCGACGATCCGGCGTCGCATCGGTACATGGAATGCGTCGACTGCAAGAAGGGTTCGAAGTGCTGGAAGTGCTTGCCGCGGACCTCGTACGTCGACAATCCGAACTGGCAGGAGTACTTGCCGCGCGACGGTTCGGGGCGCGTACTGCTTGATTTGCGCAATGCGGTCGAGGTGGCGCTCCGCGATTCGCCCGAGTACCAATCGAACCTGGAAGACCTGTACCTGTCGGCGCTCGACGTTAGCTTCGAGCGTTTCCGCTTCGATACGCAGTTCTTCGGCGGAACGTCGTTGTTCCTGACGTCGCAAGGGCGTGACGCGACGGGCACCGGAAACTCATCGACGGAGTTCGTCGTCTCGCCGAGCAATCCGGCTAATCGCCTCCGCGCCACGCGGCTCACGGCGACGGGCGGCGAACTCGTGACCGGCGTTGCCAACTCGTTTGTCTGGCAGTTCGCCGGGCCGAATGATCAAACGAGCACGACGCTGCTCGACTTCTCGTTGTTGCAGCCACTGCTGCGCTTCGGCGGGCGGACGCGAGTGCTGGAGCGGCTGACGATTTCCGAACGGGCCTTGCTCGCCAACGTGCGGCAAATGGAGCGTTATCGCCGCGGCTTCTACCTCAACATCGCGACCGGCCGCGATTCGGGCGGCGGGCCGTCGCGACGCGGCGGTTTCTTCGGCGGCAGCGGTCTCGACGGCTTTGCCGGCGTCGGCGGCGGCGGCTTCGGCAACGTCGGCAATTTTGGCTTTGGCGGCGGCTTTGGCGGTTTCGGCTTCAACCAGGGCGTCGGCGGCGGCTTCACCGGCGGCGCGGGCGCCGCTGGGGCGGGCGGTTTCATGGGACTGCTGCAAACGCAGCAGACGATTCGCAACCAGCGTTCAAACGTCGGCTCGCTGCGAGACAGCTACGAGCAACTTCAAGCGTCGTACGATGCCGGCCGCATCGACTTGTTCCAAGTCGACCTCGCGCGCCAGGCCCTTTACAACGCGCAGAGCCAGCTGCTCACCGCCGAGGCTGGTTACCAAACGACGCTTGATAGCTTCAAGATCACGCTAGGATTGCCGCCGGAGCTCGACGTGCGGATCCAAGATCCGCTGCTGGAACGTTTTAACTTGCTCGATCCTCAGCTCGAGAAAGTTGAAGAGCGCGTCACCGACGCGCTCGTCGGCTTGCGTGAATTGCGGCAACGGCTTCAAGATGAGAAGAACCCGCTCGATCCGAACTCGCCCGAAGCGGCTCAGCGGTTCGAGCGTTGGCTCAACGAATGCGTGGCGCTCGAATCGCTCGCCAACGAGCGGTTGATGGCGGTGGAGGCCGACATGAAGGCGGTCGAGGCATCGCTGCCCAAACGTCGCGAGTACCTGCGGGCGCTCGCCGGTCGCGAGGAAGTGCAGAACGCCCAGATCGATCCGCGACTGTTCAGCGTCGAGGAACTCGACCGTCGCGTCGCCAAGCGGCAGGCTGAGTACGAGATGCTCAAGGGAAATCTGGCCCAGGTGTGGGCGGAACTCGACAAGCTCGACCAGGCCGGCGCTGCCGACATGGCGGCACTGTTACCTGGGGTGATCGACTCGATGGCCGATCTTTCGGGCCGGCTGCTCGAACTGTCGCTGGTTCAGGCGGCGGCGCGGCTCGATGCGATCTACTTCCCGCCGGTTGAGCTGACCGACGACGAAGCGATTCTGATCGCTAGTGCGTATCGCCGCGACTGGCAGAACGCACGGGCCGCACTTGTCGATTCGTGGCGGCTGATTTACTTCAATGCCAACGCGCTGCTCAGCGACCTGAACTTCATCTTCAGCGGCGATATCAGCAACGTCGGCGACAATCCGTTCCGCATCCGCGACACGACGGGCCGGCTCCGCGTCGGCATGCAATGGGATCCGCCAATGACGCGGCTCGCCGAGCGGAACATCTACCGCCAGTCGCTCATTGAGTACCAACAGGCTCGCCGCAACTACTACCAATACCGCGATCGCGTCGCGCAAGGGCTCCGGGCCAATCTGCGGCAGACGAGACTTAACGAAATCAACTTCGAGCTTCGCCGCGCCGCCGTGCTCGTGGCGATCTCACAGGTCGATCTGACGCAGTTGCGGCTTTCACAACCGCCGCAGGTCGGCGTCGAAACGCAATTCGGCGACACGACGGCTCGCGACTTGGTGCAGTCGCTCTCCGACTTGCTCAATGTGCAGAACGACTTCCTCAGCGTGTGGGTGAACTACGAAGTCCAGCGGCAGGCCCTCGATTTCGATCTGGGCGTCATGGAACTCGACTCGGCTGGCATTCGCCGCGAGCACGAGGCGCCGTTAACGGCGTACATCGCAGGGGCGGTAGCGATTCGGGCGCAACTCTGCAGTTCGTCCGACATCGTGCCGACGCTTGCGAAGCCGTTGGCAAAACCGCAGCCCGAGCAGATTCAGCCGTTGCCGCTCGACATGCCTGATTCGCTGCTGCCGGGGGAAGATGGTCCGCCAGACAGTCCGCTGCCGCCGGGCGAGTTGCCGGTTCCGTTGCGGAATCCCGCGGCGGGCTACAAGGAACTCAATCCGGCTGACGCTCAGCGGATTTCGCACGACCGAATTTCCGCTAGCGATGGCCGCATCGCCCTGGCCCTGGCCGAAATGCCGGGATTCAAGACGGCGGACGAGGCTCGGGCGGCCCGCGACGGAGATGGCGGGGTTTCAGCTAAGCAGACGGCCGAGGGCGAAGCGGTTCGCGATGACGCCGTTCAGCCAGCCTCGTATAATGAAGCCGAGTAA
- a CDS encoding MarR family transcriptional regulator, translating into MSFGGDSLEESFRPFVASGPTAAERVDAACRQAIVGKLACRDIAAWLRGAAINEPEFRLLWLLSGSGNGAAECSLDQADLAERLVVSPAQVSGAVERLRHLGLLERVQHERDRRRQLWRVTNTAGELLGQIVSQVACSYERREEAA; encoded by the coding sequence ATGTCGTTTGGCGGCGATTCATTGGAAGAAAGCTTCCGGCCGTTCGTTGCTAGCGGGCCGACGGCGGCCGAGCGGGTCGACGCTGCTTGCCGGCAGGCGATCGTCGGCAAGCTAGCATGTCGCGATATCGCGGCGTGGCTGCGCGGCGCGGCGATCAACGAGCCGGAGTTCCGCTTGCTGTGGCTCCTGTCTGGGAGCGGAAACGGCGCCGCGGAGTGTTCGCTCGATCAGGCCGACCTCGCGGAGCGGCTGGTCGTATCGCCGGCGCAGGTGAGCGGGGCGGTCGAGCGGTTGCGGCACTTGGGGCTGCTGGAACGCGTGCAGCATGAACGCGATCGTCGCCGGCAGTTGTGGCGGGTGACGAACACTGCCGGCGAGTTGCTCGGCCAAATCGTGAGCCAAGTTGCTTGCTCCTATGAACGACGGGAGGAGGCGGCATGA